Below is a window of Nerophis lumbriciformis linkage group LG20, RoL_Nlum_v2.1, whole genome shotgun sequence DNA.
tacatcatgcccgaaaaggagtaggaagaagcaaagcttatttaatcctacccctttcccacttcaaagcgtttacaaatatatagaatcatttactgacctttttatataataaaataacatctatgaattagtatacaacagcttTGTAATGTTAGGATTTAATCAAGGagatgatcccaggatgcagaaactggAGGCAAGGCTGATTTACAATATGTTTAACAACTTAATACGAGTCCAAAAAGTATAACAAAAGGAGATGGGgcaaaaatgcacaccatgaatatatatataaacaaaagcaggtccttcagtggtcggcagggggaaaaggccagggcgcactgagctcTACAAAAAGGTCCAACAAGATCCTCTTCACCTCAGGAAGGCTAGAaggcaaataaaaagaggtgaggAATTTAGATAACAAGAAAAGACACATACCAGGCAGGACGACTTGAATCATGCGtatgcacgtggaaggtgcaggagacaataatcggcagggaccagctgtcgGTGACGAGCTTATATACTCCTGGGTGGAGATTAGTTGCAGGTGTGTCTCGCTGGGGACTAATTGACTGAAGAAAGAAAACAGATAACAAaaaaaagagaaggcagggaaatgacaaaatgcaacatgtaatatgtaattaattaattaattcagtcattattaacatactgagatgaagaatatcttattttcaataaggttgaaagtatttctcataattcttcttctttgtactctgtaagcactattattttgaacaacctcttaaactggatcatatcagtacaatttttaacttctttacttaatccattccataatttaattccacatactgatatgctaaaagttctaagtgttgtacgtgcatataaatgtttgtattagatcttttaagcaggtgttttttgtttaccggtacattgttattgccttctggttagctaatgtttgccctgcaggtaatcgtcacttttccacccctttatatattaggtatagttgtaagtaaaaaaaaggtcaaagacaaagctattcgggttcttgtgagtatatacacttcactgccgatgtgggggggcgccacctaaaatcttgcctagggcgccagattagttagggccgggcctggtgctCCCACACCTGAGTCCTTCCTCGTTTGGCTCACCTGTGCTCCTACATATGCATTCCCCCTTGCACTGCTCAACCAAAAAGCCCACCACCTAGTGACAAAAGAAAGTAATGCCAACACAAAAATAAGGATGCCTTAAATGgctcctacaatatatatatatatatatatatatatatatatatatatatatatatatatatatatatatatatatatatatatatatatatatatatatatatatatatatatgtatatatatatatatatatgtatatatatatatatgtatatatatatatatgcatatatatatatatatatatgtatatatatatatatatgtatatatatatatgtatatatatatatatgcatatatatatatatatgtatatatatatatgcatatatatatatatatatatatatatatatgtatatatatatatatatgcatatatatatatatatgtatatatatatatgcatatatatatatatatatatatgtatatatatatatatatatatatatatatatatatatatgtatatatatatatatgcatatatatatatatatgtatatatatatatgcatatatatatatatatatatatatgtatatatatatatatatatgcatatatatgtatatatatatatgcatatatatatatatatatatatatatgtatatagatatatatatatatatatatatgtatatatatatatatacatatatatatatatatacatatatatatatacatacgtatatatatatacatacatatatatatatatatgtatatatatacacacatatacatatatatgcacatatatatatatatatatatctatatatatatatgtatatatatatatatatatatgtatatatatatatatgtatatatatatatatatatatatgcatgtatatatatatatatatatgcatgtatatatatatatatatgtatatatatatatatgtatatatatatatatatatgcatatatatatatgcatatatatatatatgcatatatatatatatatgtatatagatatatatgtatatatatatatgcatatatatatatatatatgtatatatatatatatgcatatatatatatatatatacatacgtatatatatatacatacatacatatatatatatatacacatatatatacgtatatatacacacatatacatatatatacaaatatatatatacacatgtatatatatacaaatatatacatatacatgtatatatagacatatatatatatatacgtatatatatacacacatatacatatgtatacgtatatatatacacatatatatatatatacatatatatatacaaatatatacatacttatatatacatatacatacatatataaatgataaatgggttgtacttgtatagcgcttttctaccttcaaggtactcaaagcgctttgacactacttccacatttacccattcacacacacattcacacactgatggagggagctgccatgcaaggcgctaaccagcacccatcaggagcaagggtgaagtgtcttgctcaggacacaacggacatgacgaggttggtactaggtggggattgaaccagggaccctcgggtcgcgcacggccattcttccactgcgccacgccgtccctatgtctatatatgtctatatatacatatacatgtatatatagacatatatatatacatatacatatatacgtatatatatatacacacatatacatacatatatatacgtatatatatacacatatatacataaacatgtatacatagacatatatatatacatatacatatatatacatatatacgtatatgtatacacacacatacatacatatatacgtatatatatacacacatatatatatacgtatatatatacacacatatacatatatatacaaatatatgtatacatatactgtatatatatacatataaatacacacacatatatatatacatatatatacgtatatatacacatatatacacatatatatatatatatatacatacatatatatgtatatatatacatacacatatacatatatatatatatatatatacatatatatgtatatatatacatacacatatacatctatacatataaatatatatatatatacatacatatacatttatacatataaatatacatgatatatatacatatatatatatatgtatatatatatatatatatatacatatatatatatatatatacatatatatatatatatatatatatatatatatatatatatatatatatatatatatatatatatatatatatatatatatatatatatacatacaatcccACAACTGTAAAAGCTTGTCTGATTTAATTACTTTTTCATATTATCCTTATATTTAAATCCGAGTTTTCTTTACAAAACTTCCACAGAGGATGGATTTGTGCGCGGTCGTAGCGTGCATGCTACAATGTTCGGCATCGAGAAAGCCTCGCTAAATTGTATTAAGTAACAGAAATAAATCTTTTTCAGGCTGCATATTCCATAGTAACAACATTTTGTATCTTGATATCACTAAACATTGCCAGACAACTTTATTGTGACATTCAGGTCCCATTGTGGTGATCCCATGTGCAGAAGTCAGAAGGAGACGGCGTGCAGGTAGAACAATATTTAATCTTAGACAAAAACATAAGACGAGCGCAGAAGGAGATGTGCTGGAGCATGGGGAAGACTATGCAACGACAAAAGAACTAAAACAGGCTTCAACAGAGCAGCAAAGTGGTTTTCCTCTCAGAAGAAGCTTGAATACAAAACACAATGTCTCGACATGCAGAAAGCAGCCACTGCTCAACTTAAACAGACTTGATTGTTTTTTCAAAGTAAAGTACCTGCAGGTGTAAACATACACGACAGGAAGTGCCACCTAACTCAGAGCgcgagacaggaactaaaacacagaacacaggaaaacaccaacaaactcaaaatatgaCATGACCTGCTGTGACAGGTCTTGACATCAATCTAACTAAACATTGAAAATAACCATTACCTTCACACAATTAAAACAACTGCAGATAGAAGATTATGCTATACCTTAGCAGCCAAGAGTAACTTTTTAAACctgttatttgttttttaaaaaaagtgttataccgTAATACATTTTAAAGAGTTCCATAGTCCATTGTCAATGATCACTGGAATCTTGTTATTTTTAAAATAGTAATAAATTGTGGTATGTACTTGTATTACTGGTACTAACTGGTCACTATAGGTGTCACCAACGTCACATGTCTGCAGATCTGGTCGCTATATGATGATTCTTCCAAAGTAAACAAACCAATCGTTTAAAAGGACTGCAGTCTTTCATTGAAGTGAACAAAACAAAAATCTAATGTGCAACTTTTTCCACTACAAAAAAATAAACTCGGTAGATATTGGATAGTTTAGGGAGGTCCTTCGCTCTGGTGGAGAGTCGAAAATACATCAAACTTAACTATTAAGAGAAAGTTAAGATCtggacattttttgtttttgtgtctgCACACAAGAATATTCTACTAATAATTAAACATGATGAACCCCATCAATCCATCCTTCCAACACACTCGTTGTGACCTGGCTGAAGGAAAAAATCCACAGACATGCTTGTGAGTAAATCTGTTACCACAAACTCAGCAACTAACCTCTGTGCATTTTTGTGCCCTTCTGAGTAAAGCTTTTTTtaaccacaaactgaacaattaaatgggttTTTTTATTCTGTGTGTGCtttcatgtgtttagtcaaacaTTTCTTTTGAGAAAAGCATTTACCGCATACTGAACAATTAAATCGTTTTTCacccgtgtgcgttctcatgtggtcATTCACGCTGCCTTTTCGAGTAAAGCTTTTGctgcacactgaacaactaaatggtttttctccagtgtgcgttctcatgtgtttagcCAAATTTCCTTCTTGAGTAAAGCTTTGGCCGCAAACTGAACACGTAaacggtttttctcctgtgtgcgttctaaTGTGTTTAGCCAAATTGCATTTGAGAGAAAagcttttagcacaaactgaaCAGCTAAATGGTTTTTtccctgtgtgtgttttcatgtgatgAATCAAAGTGCCACTCTGCgtaaagcttttaccacaaactgaacagctgaatggtttttctcccgtgtgcgttctcatgtgtattaCCATGTCTGCATTATGAAGGaatcttttaccacaaactgagcaaGTAAAtgctttttctcctgtgtgtcttctcatgtgctTAGTCAAggtgttctttttaaaaaagcttttaccacaaactgagcagctcaaacattTTTTACTTGTCCTCTCTtgagagcattcagagtgtttgttgtcagtgtgagtcctcatatcgccttcacagtctgtatcgctgctcaaagatACTTCAACCtcatcttcagcctcactatctgatagtggagctaagaggttgtctacttgtggtttctcttcatcatcttcagtcttcacacagACAATAGTCAGtggcaacttggtgagatcagtTTCATCcagtcctagaagacactctccctcctgagtgatccagagttcctcctcttcctctttaatgtgggggggctgagAAGCCTCCTGCTTCAGAGTGGAGCTCCCTCCCTGCAGTTCTTCTGGATGACCaaacagctgctggacgtctgcaggacacaaacaacacaaacacactttaGCTTGGACAAAACTGCAAGTCAAAGTATTTACTACGTTTATAATTGTATTAATAAGGAAAACTTGATGTaaaatgttacaattattatGACACATATAGACTAATtcctttagtttttgtttttttaaaaacataaggaccctcgaacttggaaccctcaagttgctggcatggccactctaccgacCGAGCTTATACCGCCCCAtatttgacatcaatgtaatccCTGCTGAATACACTAGAATGTGTTGTGTTTTTGTGATGATAATAATGGACATGAGACTTGAGTGATGTTATGGACACTGTTTACTTCCGGTGCCCTGGTCAG
It encodes the following:
- the LOC133619240 gene encoding uncharacterized protein — its product is MDDYCYAKMATSAKREHERESTSSKSPTEIKTKDEDVQQLFGHPEELQGGSSTLKQEASQPPHIKEEEEELWITQEGECLLGLDETDLTKLPLTIVCVKTEDDEEKPQVDNLLAPLSDSEAEDEVEVSLSSDTDCEGDMRTHTDNKHSECSQERTSKKCLSCSVCGKSFFKKNTLTKHMRRHTGEKAFTCSVCGKRFLHNADMVIHMRTHTGEKPFSCSVCGKSFTQSGTLIHHMKTHTGKKPFSCSVCAKSFSLKCNLAKHIRTHTGEKPFTCSVCGQSFTQEGNLAKHMRTHTGEKPFSCSVCSKSFTRKGSVNDHMRTHTGEKRFNCSVCGKCFSQKKCLTKHMKAHTE